CGCCAGGTAAACCGAGGCATGAGTGGGGAGGCCAAGGGCCCGGTGCTGTGGGGTGCCCCCCGCTGCTGTCACAAGCCTGGCCGCCAGGCCACCTGCAGCCGGGATCCTGCCTCTGATGGGTGCTGTGGGCGGTGCGTGCATGGGAAGCTAAGTGTGCATGCGAAGAAAAACATGGGCATGTGCAGAGCGTGAGTGTGAACCAGCACAGAGGAAAGCACATGTGCAAGCGTCTGTGTGCATGCTATATGTTAGTGTGCAAGGGGGGATAGTGGAGGGAATGTGTGAGAACAAGAGATGTGTGTGCAAGGGGTCTTGTGCAGAGACCAGAAGCTGAGTCCCCAAGACGCCGCTAGGGAAGCGCGGGGCCCTCCTCCAGGTGCAGACACCAAAGAGCACAGTAAATGCAGAAGGAGCAGCCCCCACCATTTCCCACCCAGCTCACCTCGGCCCTCCATGCCCACCTCAAGGTCAGCTGCACCCAGCCTGGGCCTCTGggttccctcccccaccctcctccccacccaccccccccagCTTCATTCTCTGACCCTAATTTTCCACCCCCAGCATTCTctttaaagacaaggaaaaattCCCCTCACTTCCTTTGGGAGCAATAAATAGGAGGATTACGGAAGTGACATTCTGAAAATGATCTGAACTACTCAGAAGACAGGGATGGATAAAATAGAGGGCACTTTGGCCCAGACTCactcagaaggagaaggaggttcTGCCTCCAGGGAGGGGGCTCCATCTGCAGAGGCCTCAGGCTGAGCCTGAGTCGGTAGCAGAAAGCCCAGGCCTCTGAGTCACCGGGTTTGTCTAACACGCCAAACACGAGACACAGGGCCCTCAGGGGCCGGAGAGGCTGCTGTCTGGAGTCGGGGCACAGACTCCACTCTCTTGTCCCTCACCTGGAAGCAATTTGCCGACCACAGCAAATAGTCTCTCACCCCCTCCTGCGTGGCCAGCTCAACACCTGAGAGAGGCCAGAGATCGGACACAGGGCAGCCTGACACACACATCAGATGTTTGCACCTGCCATCCTAAACAGTCTCTCCCTTCGCCCCTGAAAACTGGACCACAGTCAAGAGCGCAAGCTTTGGACTCAAACTGACCAGAGCAGGCAGCCGCTCCAGCagctgagcctcagtgtcctcctcAGGAAGATGTGGGTaactgtcatcaagaggatcaACAAGACATGCGTGCAAGGGGTCTGCCCAGGCCAGGCACACAACACATGCGTGGTAGACGGCAGTCACTACTGTGCCTGCCGCCGCCCACTCAGCTGACCACACAGCAGCCACGCGGTCCTTCTAGAATGAAAGGCGAGTCTGTCTGCTTGGTCTAACTCCTCCAATGGCACCTGCTTTGCCCATCAAAAAAGCTACGGCCCTCAGAATGGACTTCAAGACCCtgtggggggacttccctggttggtccagtggctaagactccacactctgaatgcagggggccggggttcaatccctggtccgggaactagatcccacatgccgcaactaagacctggcacagacaaataaatagatgagaaaaataagcatTGCTCAGAAGATGGGgtaccaacacaacactgtaaagcgaGTATACGCCAATAAGAATTAAAAGGAAGGCCTGTGGGCTCTGAGTCCCCTGAACTTTCCCTCGCTCGCTTCACTCCAGCCCTACTGGGCTGCAACACACCTCTCACgttcctacctcagggccttgcACAGCCTGctccctgggccctgggccccaCATCTCCCCAGGACTCGCCCatctcttctcccctctctgctAGACCGTCACCTCCTCAGTAAGACCTTCCCTAAGCACCCTGTTTAACCCGTAAGACCTGCCACCACCCCATTTTCTCACCCCCTTCCCTATCTTGCTCTTCCCCATAACACTTGTCGCTACAGGTTTTTTCAtggtctgcccccaccccccaccccccaaattatAAGCTCTTCGATTTTTCTTCATTCCTGCATTCACAGAGCCTGAGCAGGTTGGCCCGGAGATGCCCTCTAACATGTACAGGATGAATGAGTCTCAGGACACTTAGGACAGCCCCACTGGGGGTCACCAGCCCTCTGAGGCTTAGTGGCCTCCTCTAGAAAAAAACcggtctagggcttccctggtggctcagggtaaagaatccacctgccaatgcaggagacacgggttcaatccctggcccaggaaggccCCACCTGCCACgtagcaactaagcctgtgcactacaactattgaacctgtgctctagagcccaggtgctcaattactgaagcccaagcaaGCTTAgcgcctgtgctccacaatgagaggccactgcaatgagaagcccgtgcagcacaatgagagagtagcccccactcactgcaactgaagaaagcccagcacagtcaaatatatatatatatatataaaattatttttaaaaaaacagtctAGCCACTTCTCAAGGTCACTGTCAGGAAGGAACGACAGTAAGATGACTTCTGGGAATATGCTTGGGTGCTTTCACAGTGGGGTGCCATAAGAGAAATGGAAGACCTCAAAACTATTTCTCTGGCAGCACCTGTCAGGCAGCTTTCAGTCCCAGGGTGGAGGCTCTGAGTGCTAACAGGACACTGCAGAGAGGGACTTACAGAGACGGTTCCTGCCTCCAGGGACTGCCTGAGGCCCTGGGACAGGTAGGCACAGACTGTGCTGTTCTTCACGGAATCACCAGCACATGGCAGGTGCCCAGTAAATGTCTGGCAGAAGCACACGTGAGCAAGTCCCATACGGACAACCACACAGAGACCAGAAAGATCACCCACAAAACCCTCAGCAAAATACCAGTTCACCCACAGCAGCGTGCAGACAACAGTTACCGCAGATGAGACCAACAGAAAGAGTGAATATAGTTTTATTATCTTCACAACCGGATAAAACGTGTTCCTACACAGATGCCAGGAATTGGTGCAGAAAGCCCCGGGGGGTGGAGAACAAGCCCAGGAAACTGCTTCCCAGTGAGTGCATCTCAAGAATTAGGCCAAAATCCTGCAGATCATGACAGAATGCGCTCCGTCGATATTAGCTGTGATTATATCATTGTTTTTATTATGGTCTTGGCGCCCCTCCAGTGGAACAAGCAGGAAACGAGGAGACAGAACACTCAGGTTTCCATAGAGCAGTGAGCAGCCCGGGCGCACTGCTTCCTGCTGAAATACCATTGGACTGGGCTGCGACCCTAACCACGGGATGCTGGGCCACCTTCACTCGGTCATCAAGGGCTCCGGAGTGCCTGCGTTGTGCCAGACATCATGTGGACGCTGGAGGGACAGAGCGAGCCCAGAGCGATGGGCCTCCTCTCCCCACGGCTCCCTTCGGGGGCGCTGGCTTTGTGAGCCCAAGTGCAGGCAGGAGCCAGCCCTCCAGATGCACCAGTCTCCAGAGGACATTCCCTCTCGGCCTCCAAGAGAAAGGACTCTCATTCCCAAGGCTTCTGATCACCTGCTGGGAATAAGCCAGGTCTGCACCGCTCCGGACAGAGAAAGCTACTCTGGGCAGTCAGCAGCCTTAGACACCAAAGTCCTGTAGCTGGATTTTCAGTTCCCATCCTCCAGCCCCTCACAGTCTTCCCTTTTtatagatataattttatttatctatttttggttcTTCTGGATCTTCATCGCTGTgcctttctagttgcagtgagcatgGGCCACACTCTAGTTACAGCGCGTGGGCTTCTCCTTGAGGCGGCTTCTttcgttgcggagcacaggctctagggatcaaacccgcgtctcctgcactggcaggtggattctttcccactgagccaccagggaaggccctgtaCCTCTCATTTTGcagagggagaaactgaggcttctgCAGATCACACTGGTTTGGCGGCCAAGGCTAAGAGAGCCAGAGAATTCCCGGTTCAAGAGCGAGTCTCACACCCACCTGTGATGGTGCCTGGCTGGTGAGCTAGGGGAAGGGAGCCCCACACTGGGAGAGAGGTTCCCGAAGCTCAGGCCATTTGTTCAGGGTACAGACAGGCACTTGGCTGTCAGGAAGATCTCTCTTGTCCAGCACTTTCTACAGAGCCCTTACCCCAGAGCCCACCTAGCTATGACTTCCCCTGGCGCCCCTGACGACTGCAGGGGCTACGAGGGGGGCCAGGGAGGCAGCATAGACTTCCCCAGTAGCCCACTTACAAGTGACCTGACCAGGCTCCTTCCACACAGAGGTGGGGCAACAAAGCTTCAGGAGACAGGACCCTTGGCTTGCTCCTTGAGACACtgaccccttcccctccccacacccaccaAGCTGTAGCCCTGCCCATCCTTCCCAGCTTGGAGCCTTATTTGGAGCTCCCTGGAGGCCACTTAGAAAGGAGGAAAGGCAGGTGCTTGAGGCAGGTCCCTTGAGAATCTGCCAGgaccaccctggtggctcagaagataaagaatcttcctgcaatgcaggagacccaggctcgacccctgggttgggaagatcccctggagaagggaatggctacccactccagtattcttgcctggagaatcccatggacagaggagcctggtgggctacagtcaatggggtcgcaaagggtcagacacgactgaacaactaacactttctctctGACTTTCCCTAGCACCCGTGAACCAGAAATGACATCTCCTGGGCACAAGCAGTCCAGGGAGGAGAGGGTTCCCCCAGAGACAGAGACCCGAGACCCAGAGAAACAAGCCAAAGACCAGGTCTAGGGCAGCGGTGCCCCGGCAGAGGGATGTTCACCAGTACGGGAAAGGCTGCCAGGGTTTGCCGTGCGGGAGGCAGGAGGCTCAGAGTCATCGTGTCTCAAAGGCTCTGTGTGTCCAGACATAGAAGACAATGCGACGAGGCGCTGACACAGGACCAGCGGATCCACGGGGTGCCAGGCAGGCAGACGGGGAACGACAGGGCCCAGCGTGGGCAGCAGGGGCCAGTCATCAGGGCCCCAGACGAGGCCCAATAATGGAGGCTGGGAGGAGAGTCACAAGAGTAGTAGGGAGCATGTTGCAAGTATGTTTCCTGAACTTGGTCATGCACATGTGtgcaagtgtgtatgtgtgtgtgctgcagAGTTGGGAGGGGGGATAAATCATGGGCTCAAAGgcaggaataagatggggaggtgggagggaggttcaagagggaggggacgtatgcTTAAGGCTGACaggttgttgtatggcagaagccaacacgaTATTgcaaagcagttatccttcaattaaaaataaatttaaaaaaatatttaacatcatTGAGTAGAAAACTATCTTGGAGAGTATTTTGTGTAACACTATATCTACTCTTACAATCCCAAACAAAACTCCAGATCAGTATCAGTCTTTGCTTAAACCCCAGCAGTGGTGGGGAGCTCAGGACCTCCCAAGGTAGCCCACCCCTCCTCTGCTGGACAGCCGACGGCTCCAGCTGTTAGAGAGTTCTTTCTGGAACTGGGTCCACCCCTGACCTCCTGGAATCCCCACAGGTCCTAGGCATTCGGGGATCTCGGCTTTGAAGCCACAGGACATGTTTAAACCCTCCTATTCCACATCAGTCCCACACATGAAGGGGGGCCACTACTGTGTATGCCCTCctccccatcagttcagttcagtcgctcagtcatgtcagactctctgtgaccccatgaatcgcagcacgccaggcctcccggtcacACTCCATAAAAATAATCCCCAGACAAACAAGCATTCCCAAATCCTCATCCAATTCCCATGGGGTGTAGTTCCCACCATTTTAGTCATCCTCCTCTGGACGCATTCAGACTTGTCAGTATCCCAACCAGAATTAACAAAACCCAGATGCAGACGTGGTGTAAATGCCACAGAGCAAGGAGAGAATCTAAAACTTCATACCCAGGGCAGCATCGTTCTTCCTAGCAACCTGTAACAGCACAATTAGCTGATAGTCCCTTCCATTCATCTCTTCTATTCATTGGATCAGCAAACatgagggactcccctggtggtccagcagctaagattctgtactcccaattcagggggcctggggttccatctctgggcagGGAATAGATCCCGATACACACCGaagctaagacccagagcagccgaataaataaataaaaatacatattacaaAAAGCCAAAAAATCTAAAACATGAGCTGCCTCCTATATGCCCAGCACTGGACTAGGTAAAAGGGATACTAAGAAAAATACCATATCATCTTTTGCTCAGGGAGACAGCCTATGTAGAGCGATAAGAAATAAAACCACGTACAACATGGTGCTTATGGGGTCTTTCCTGTAGGAGAGATGACTAGCCCGAGGGGAGTTTCCCATGATGCCAGATTCGGGTTGTAGCCACAGTGAAGGCTGGCTTCACCCTTGCCCCTTGAACAACTAGAAAGCTGGCAGAAGGCATGAAACATGGGCTTCAGACGCTGGACAACAGGTAACTCTGGACTGTGATCTCTGAAAGAAGGAAACGAAAGAGTTCTGTGATGCCCAGCTTACTGCCTGGAGGCAGCATCCACGTAACAGCTCAGGGTGAGGGATCCACATGGAGTCCAGTGGTCCCTTCAAGTTGAGGAGACGGAAATTGGTATTCATGGAGACAGAATTCTTAGGGCAGAACATTGGAGAGAAgagcttccccggtagctcagacggtaaagactctgcctgcaatgcaagagacccaggtttgaaccccaggttgggaagatcccctggagaaggaaatggctacccactccagtattctcacctggagaattccatggacagaggagcctggcgggctacagttcatagcatggagtcagacacgactgagtgactgacacattTGCTTTCATTGGAGAGAAGGGCACTGCACGGATAGGGTGCTCTAGAGAAGAGTCCCCTGGATTCCCCGCCTGACCCACACAAGTGTAGGGTAAAACAGCACAAGCCAGGGGACAGAACTGACAGAAAGCGGGGAGCCAGCCACCCTGCAGAGCTGCACTCCCACCAGCGAGAGCAGAGAGCTCACGACACACCAGGTGCTGGCGTGTCCTCAGAGGGCGATGCCTCAGTTGCGAAGCTGAGAGAGCCCTAGGCTGAAGGTGGGTCCACCCTAACAAAGCTTACAAGCaagattcactggaggaggaactgacaacacgctccagtattcttgcctgggaaatcccatggacagaggagcctggagggatatagtccatgggtggcaaagagtcggacacgactgtgcaactcaACAAGCACAGAGCCCTTTAAAGGCATGCCAGAACAAACTCCAATAGGATTTGAAGAGATAGAACAAAATCCAGCAAGATTCAATTCACAATGTCTAACATTCAATCAAAAGCTACCAGGCACTCAAAGAAGCAGGAGAAAAAGCAGTCAAGAGTACAGACCCAAAAATGACAGAGATGATGAAACCAGTAGACAAGGATGGAAAAACAGCTACTGTATGTTCCGTGAGCACaagaaactagaggaaaacacaaggataatgagaagagaaatgaaagatataaagaagactCAGATGGaacttctagagatgaaaaaCCCAGTATCTGAAATGAAAGATACACGGAAGGGGAGTTATTAACATCAGATTAGACACTGCCCAAGGAAAAGTCTTGAAGACGAAATGACAAGAtgaagcacagaaagaaaaaatgacagaaaaaaaaaaaagtcaacagcgCATCAACAACCTACAGGACATCAGTCTAAATATACATGCAATTAAAGTTCCAGAAACAGAGAAGAGGGAACAGACAAATAGGTGAAGAGGGAATTCCCCCGGCCCGTCCGCCGACCATGACGCCGGGGGCGGGGCGCAGGGCGCGGGGCCTATGGCGCGCCTGCGCCTGGCTCGTGGGCGCCTTCTTCGCGCTGGCGGTCTTTGTGCAGGTGAACGATCCGGATGCAGAACTGTGGGTGGTTGTGTATACGATTCCTGCCACTCTGACCCTGCGTGTTGGACTTAACCCTCTTGTCACAGGTAACTTTATTTGGAAGAGTGTGTCTGCAATACACATATTCCTTTGTGTCCTGTGGGCTATCAGCTTGGCATACAACCTCTTGCTTCATAAGAAACAGAACCTCTTGCATGAGGAGGAAGGCAGGAAGCTGTTTGGTCCCGTGATCATCACAGCATGGCTGGGCCTGTGCCACAGCTCTTCAAAGGCTCCAGGTGGTGGAAGAGTTCAGCTGGCCAATGCTACCACAGTCGCTCTTCTCCCGTTTATCTCCTAGgtctacatatacatacacaaggAGATGTGCTCCCCCTGGCCAACTCATTGCAAGACGGTGATTTAAATGAAGAATCTTGTTTCTAAAATGAGAGTTCTTGATTTTTTATAAACATGGTTTTAACAAGCTGACTTCCTAGGAATTTCAGTTGAGTTACTACtagagatgaattttttttttttttaatcctaagaaCTTTGTATACTTGCCTACAACACAGGACTGGATGGGACTAGTAAGAAAAGGGTCTGACATTCTGTTTATCATAATATAGTAGGAAAGTTAAGAAAGATGAATTCCAACTCTGCTTCATCACTATCCATGTGACTTGGACAAATATATAAATCTACTTTAATTCTTTGGAATTAAAGAATTCCAAAGATAATTGAAATTATCTTTTGGATAATTCTTTATCTGTAAATACCAGCCCGCctacttatttataaaattgtgAAGATTAAAGTAGATAATATGAGAACATTCCAGGCATAAAGTCCTCTGCACAGGGTAACAGAGGGAAGCAGGGTTTGGATAATAATAGATAGGAGTTTAGGAGAGGCCTCTGCCCTTGAACTAACATCGTTAGACTGGACTGGCACCATGAATTAAATGAGGTGCCGTGAATTAAATGAGGACTTTGGGTGAACAAAGTGGACAACTatgtcttggaaagaaaggaaagaaaggaacttGGGACCAAAAAGAAGCAGATCGGGAATATTAATTACCATGTAATTGAAAAGTAAGACCAAAATCTATACACACATCTTTAACGAATGTCAAAAGTAGCTCTGGAGAGATCATTTCAGAGCTGCACCATCTGGCGACCACAACCCACATGGtgtattgagcacttgaaatgtactTACTgaagaagttttaattttttgttttaatttacaaaCATCAATTATGAGGAAACTGATACATGTATTTGGAACACTTGGTTTAAGCTTGTTTGGAACAACTGAAATATGTGAATCCACTTCTTCAACTGTAAATTTTGTACCTAAAAACAGACCAAGTTTTTCCAATGAAAAGTTATTGTCCAAATGGATGGATTATAAGCATAAAACACACACTACATTTGAAACTTAgtataaaaagaatgtaaaatatttttatattacatgTTGAAATAACATTAGATGTATTGGCATAAACAGaattatattatgaaaattaaaaaaaaaaaagagggaattccctggcagtccagtagttaggactccacgctttcacctGGGTGCCTGGGTgctgtccctggtcagggaattaatatcccacaagccacgtggtatggtgaaaaaaagagaaaaatacttgAAGATATAATGGCTGACCAAACTTTCAAATGTGCTGAAACAAGGCTCATAAGAGAAAAAACAATGCAGGATGGGAGGGGCGCTCTGAGCCAGGCAGACCACGCCAAGGACACTGAGAAGTGAGAGCCTTCGTGGAGGGCATCCAAGACAAACCGGACAGAGTGGCCTCAGGTGGGCAGCAGGGAGGCTGGACACTGCTCCAGGTCCCTGCAGACTCTGAGCCTCACTCAGAGGCTCGGACCTCATCTTGTAGCCCAAGGGGTGACCACCTCCTCCTGTACGAGGACAACCAAGCTCTTGAACCTAAAGTCAGACTTCCCAGATTCCCGTGCAGGAAGACAGGAGAGAGGCTAGAGACCCAGCCGTGACATCCGAGCCCATGGGGATGATCCAGCTGAAAGGTCCACCCTGGGAGCCCGTTTGGAACACAGAGGGGAGGCAACAAAAATATCCCACCCATCTAAGAAGGGTCTTCCTCCCCGAGACCCCTGGAATCAGGGAAACTCTCAAGCCCAGAAAGGGCTTGGGGATCACAGACTCCTCACTTTACACTGAAGAACAGGAAGGTCCAGAGAAGTGATGTGGCTGACCCAGGACCAGGGAGGGGTCCTCTGGGGCTGCTCTTTCCCCTGACCCGCTCACCTGCTACAATCCTCACTGCCCCTCCAGGGCTGCGGATGGTGCTGAGTCTGTGCCGGTCTACACGGTCTCTGCACAACCAGCCCAGCTCCTCCGGGGCAAAGGCAGGTGCCTGGCGCCCCTGGGCTCCTGACCTGCCACAGGGTGGGTGCTTGGTACCTGCCCCCGTCACGTGCACTGAACAAAAGGGTCCCTGAGCCTGActctgggggagggagagagagacgaGGCTCCCCAAGACCCAAGGCCAGAGCTGCCCCGAGCCTGCCGAGGCCCAAGAGATCCAGAAACAGAAAGAGCAGAGATCCGGAGAGAGGGAGGTACCGACCCAGCCGCTGGGAGTTTACCAGGCAACCCCCTCAAGAAGCAGGGATGGGCCAGCGTGGGGAGGGACACTCCTCTGGCCTCTAAATGCTGCTCCTTATCAGACTGGCCTCGAGTCAGCCCTGAGCTGCCTCCCGCTCCTCCCCGGATGAAAAAGAGGAAACTGCCTGAGCTCtacctcctccccactccccattcCAGCACCCTGTGGGCTCCGGGCAGGGCGGCACCTCGTTAAGGGGTTAAGAATGAGCAAATTCCTGCGCTATTCCTGGAGCCTCAATTTCTACCATCCTTCCATTCTGGTCAATTCTGAGAGAGGCCAGCGGCCGGGAATGCCAGAGAGATTCGAGCCCGGCCCACCAAACCCAAAATAACCGCACGCGTGCCTCTCCCAAGTCCTCCGGGATTTGGCCATTTTGGGTGCATGTTTTCCTACAACACTGCGGGGTCACCACACACAGGTGCTGGGAACTCTGAGGCGCTCCCAGGGGGAGCTGAGGAAGGTGGGAGCAGGTGAGGGGAGTGGTAAGAGAGACAGAGTCCAGGGTCGGGGTCTGGCCAGGCTGGTTCCAGCCCTCTCCACTCTGCTATCGGGGAGCTCCTGGGGGAGTCAGCCTCGGGAAACTTCCAGGCAGTGTCCTCCTCTTACCCACAATTTCCTGTCCGCCTCCTCGGGAGAGGTCACCATCAGTCTCCCTCCCAGATGTGGACACGTTAATAAGAAGCTCCTGGGTTGAGTCCTTCGCCCTCCCCAGAGACAGCTCCCAGCCTTGAGACTGTGAAGATGTGttaactgctcagtcgtgtccgatcctttgagaccccacggactgtagccctccaggctcctctgtccacaggattctccaggcaagaatactggagtgggttgccatctcccaacccagggatcgagcccggggtctcctgcattgcaggcagactctttactgtctgagccaccagggaagcccaccatgaAGATGGATGGTTTTAAATCAAGCGAGTGCTCCAAGTGTCTGGGGAAATGGACTGGATGAAGGACATGTTTCTTTTCATATCTCGAAGTAAgtattcattcactcaaaagAGATTTGAGTGTGTACTGAGTGCTGAGTGATGAGAAAACAGGCAGAGCATCAGTGGAGGGGAAAATCCAGGCCTCTGCCTTTCAGCAGAAATAAAGAGACAGAGGTTGAGGTGAGTTGACGGAAATGCCCCAGCCGGGCAGAGACTGGAGGCTGCACAAGTCTTCAGTTTGAGTCCTCTGGCCACGTGAATGCTGCTCAGAGTCCAGAAGTGGGGAAAGGGACGCAGGGTCTCAGAAACACCAGCGTGGGTGGAGACTGCACCACGGGGTTTAAGATGTGGCATCCCCGAATGGTTTAGCTCCTGACACAAGTCAGAAATGTCAACGATACTTGACTTAACCACTGTCCTAAGACAGATACTGTCTCTTAGGTGTTTGTTTAAAGCTGCACCATCCCTCCAGTGAATGCCTGTGAGGATTTTTTggcaatgaaaatttattttgaggtaaggaaaatttaatttttggaaaattGAAAATGTAGCCATTTTTGGTGGGGGTCCAAAGGAGAAAAGCCTCCATAGTCTAAGGAACTGCGGTCTACCCCTTCCTGTGCCCCACAGTCAGGGTGGGGCTCACCGCCCCCCCAGCCCAGCGCCTTCCCTCACCCTGCCCCACAAAGAGAGGGTCAGGTCCCCCCACCTCTATCACAGGCACAGCACCACCAACCGAGCGTCATTTGGATGAGCAGGGATGAAAGCAAATGATGAAACAGACATAGCATCAGTTTTATTCCAAACTAGGTCCAACTACCACGCCTGAGGCTTCAGCCGTTGAGGCGGGCTTCTCCCCCAAGCCCTGTAGATAGAGCTCTGGCCCCCTCTACAAGCGATCCCATCCCTTCTCACTCGGCCTTCAGAGCCCAGACCTGGTGCCATGGATGCTGCAGGGCCAAGCCTCAGGGGGAAATGGGAGAACTTGATGAAACAGAGGCCTCTGGTAGCCCAGAACAGGTCAGAGACTCACCTAACCTCACATCACCTGACATCCTCTGATCACACAGAGCACCAGGGCCAAAAGATGACGGGGACCCTCACAGACTCAAAGTTGGCCAGGGCTCACCTGCCGATGGCTCCTGACGCTGCTGACATGTGAATCCATCCTCCCAGCCACAGAGAACCAGAACTCTTG
This window of the Bos taurus isolate L1 Dominette 01449 registration number 42190680 breed Hereford chromosome 5, ARS-UCD2.0, whole genome shotgun sequence genome carries:
- the LOC101902968 gene encoding transmembrane protein 220-like — encoded protein: MQLKFQKQRRGNRQIGEEGIPPARPPTMTPGAGRRARGLWRACAWLVGAFFALAVFVQVNDPDAELWVVVYTIPATLTLRVGLNPLVTGNFIWKSVSAIHIFLCVLWAISLAYNLLLHKKQNLLHEEEGRKLFGPVIITAWLGLCHSSSKAPGGGRVQLANATTVALLPFIS